Proteins found in one Oncorhynchus keta strain PuntledgeMale-10-30-2019 chromosome 2, Oket_V2, whole genome shotgun sequence genomic segment:
- the LOC118358352 gene encoding UPF0547 protein C16orf87 homolog: protein MYCRNKFYGVEVGFFQRNRRIRKQNMSVNKAKKVKMATKSCPECDQQIPVACKSCPCGYVFISRKLLNAKLGERSPPAIDKLDAKRRRTERIRREKINSPSTNDMENRRRCRSNSQSDQIRRGRGRPKTVGLKKQEEEKEKFEKEVDIYANLSDEKAFVFSVALAEINRKILGQRLIL from the exons ATGTATTGCAGAAATAAGTTTTACGGCGTTGAAGTAGGCTTTTTTCAAAGGAATCGTCGGATAAGGAAACAGAATATGTCGGTAAATAAAGCTAAGAAAGTAAAAATGGCTACCAAATCGTGCCCTGAGTGCGACCAACAG ATTCCAGTTGCTTGCAAGTCTTGTCCCTGTGGCTATGTATTCATTAGTCGAAAACTTCTAAATGCCAAACTGGGTGAGAGATCACCACCAGCAATAG ACAAGTTGGATGCAAAGAGGAGGAGAACTGAAAGAATTCGCAGAGAGAAGATCAACTCTCCGTCAACCAATGACATGGAGAATAGAAGGCGATGCCGCTCTAACAGCCAATCGGATCAGATCCGGAGAGGGCGGGGCAGGCCAAAGACAGTTGGGCTGaagaagcaggaggaggagaaag AAAAATTTGAGAAAGAAGTTGATATCTATGCCAACCTCTCAGATGAGAAAGCATTTGTGTTTTCGGTGGCATTGGCCGAGATCAACCGAAAGATCCTGGGCCAAAGACTGATCCTATAG